The following coding sequences are from one Desulfotomaculum sp. window:
- a CDS encoding transcriptional regulator, producing the protein MKEKYVTGVDLGGTKIYTAVADSKGRILAETKTPTEAGKGIDFVLNKVVATVRQVSKKAGLSEIPAYLGIGAPGPLDPQRGFVYQAPNLGWRDIPLKALLEEVLQVNVTVGNDANLAALGEYCFGDYGGTSNLIYITVSTGIGCGLILNGELYQGADYSAGEIGHLTLEPDGLICSCGNRGCLETIASGTAIARFAKELAQQGKGTDILKEAGGFMEGITAEAVSRAAASGDQEALGILNKTGRALGLGFSYVVNLLNPSLILLGGGAMKAGPPLWQAMNDELKRRVIRSNINNLKVFPATLGDRSGLLGAIACALQANR; encoded by the coding sequence ATGAAAGAAAAATATGTAACCGGGGTTGATCTCGGGGGAACAAAAATATATACGGCTGTTGCCGATTCAAAGGGCCGTATTTTAGCTGAAACCAAGACGCCAACCGAAGCCGGTAAAGGGATAGATTTTGTACTGAACAAGGTTGTGGCAACGGTTAGACAGGTATCAAAAAAAGCGGGGCTTTCTGAAATCCCCGCCTATCTCGGAATCGGCGCGCCAGGGCCGCTGGACCCACAGCGCGGCTTTGTTTATCAGGCGCCAAATCTTGGCTGGCGGGATATTCCTCTTAAAGCGCTCTTAGAAGAGGTGTTACAGGTTAACGTAACAGTTGGTAACGACGCCAATCTGGCTGCTCTGGGGGAATATTGTTTTGGGGATTACGGAGGGACTTCTAATTTAATTTACATCACTGTCAGTACGGGTATCGGCTGTGGATTAATTTTGAACGGTGAGCTCTACCAGGGAGCTGATTACAGCGCAGGAGAAATAGGCCATCTAACGCTTGAACCGGACGGCTTAATATGCAGTTGCGGGAATAGGGGTTGTCTGGAAACAATAGCCTCGGGGACTGCCATAGCCCGCTTTGCAAAGGAACTTGCCCAACAGGGCAAAGGAACGGACATCCTAAAAGAGGCTGGGGGTTTTATGGAAGGAATAACTGCCGAGGCAGTTTCACGGGCTGCTGCTTCCGGTGATCAGGAGGCGCTCGGGATTCTGAATAAAACCGGCAGGGCTTTAGGTCTTGGTTTTTCGTATGTTGTAAATCTGCTCAATCCTTCCCTGATTCTTTTAGGTGGGGGGGCTATGAAAGCAGGGCCTCCGCTGTGGCAGGCAATGAATGATGAGTTAAAAAGAAGAGTTATTAGATCAAATATAAATAATCTTAAAGTATTTCCCGCTACGCTTGGCGACAGGTCAGGTTTACTCGGCGCAATTGCTTGTGCCCTTCAGGCAAACCGTTAA
- a CDS encoding RNase adapter RapZ: MTVESDTKKLLPRLLIVTGLSGAGKTQALRRLEDLGFFCVDNLPPALIPKFTDLCSQTNSIDRLSLVVDIRGGIFFDNLFEVLGELKQKGTYQYEILFLEASDECLVRRFKESRRSHPLSEHGEILKCIQEERAYLQELRGRANKVIDTSELTNAQLKAEVSELFSSRVDLPQFRVSIISFGYKYGIPLDSDLVFDVRFLPNPHYVPELRLLTGNEAEVEKYVYGSAVTDEFMKKFLILIDFLVPEYIKEGKSILTIAIGCTGGRHRSVAIANNLERRLKEENYRVSIRHRDIKHPDL, encoded by the coding sequence ATGACGGTGGAGTCTGACACCAAAAAATTACTGCCAAGACTATTAATTGTCACGGGCTTGTCTGGGGCTGGTAAGACCCAGGCATTGCGGCGCCTGGAGGACCTTGGTTTTTTTTGTGTGGATAACCTTCCTCCCGCCTTAATCCCCAAGTTTACTGATCTGTGCAGCCAGACGAATTCCATAGACAGGCTGTCATTGGTTGTAGATATACGCGGGGGTATATTTTTTGATAATTTATTCGAAGTGCTTGGTGAATTAAAACAAAAAGGCACTTATCAATATGAAATACTTTTTCTCGAGGCATCTGACGAATGCCTTGTCCGGCGTTTTAAGGAATCCAGACGCAGCCACCCTTTAAGCGAGCACGGCGAAATATTAAAGTGCATTCAGGAAGAAAGGGCTTACCTGCAAGAACTTCGGGGGCGTGCAAATAAAGTAATAGACACATCGGAACTTACCAATGCTCAGCTCAAAGCCGAAGTAAGCGAGTTGTTTTCTTCAAGGGTAGATTTACCACAATTTAGAGTTTCGATAATTTCATTTGGTTACAAGTACGGAATACCCCTGGACAGCGACCTCGTTTTTGACGTACGCTTTCTTCCAAATCCACATTATGTTCCGGAGCTCCGCTTATTGACCGGCAATGAAGCTGAGGTTGAAAAATATGTCTACGGCTCTGCGGTTACTGATGAATTCATGAAAAAATTTCTGATCTTGATCGACTTTTTAGTGCCGGAATATATAAAGGAGGGGAAGTCGATCCTAACCATTGCTATCGGTTGTACAGGCGGACGGCACCGTTCCGTTGCTATAGCTAATAACCTGGAACGGCGCCTGAAGGAAGAAAACTACCGGGTTTCTATAAGACATAGAGATATTAAACATCCAGATTTATAA
- the rimM gene encoding 16S rRNA processing protein RimM — translation MEELLITIGKVIDTYGNRGWVRVFPLTDFPERFFKMDRVILTKGNLNKEYFINEVKQHKKYFLIDFQDISDMNAAELLTGALLQVTRERLVKLPADNYFVFDIIGLSVYTETSEYLGKIEDVLHTGANDVYVVKKDRLSLLVPALKQVVKKIDLDNCRMIVKLPEGLEATSAD, via the coding sequence CTGGAAGAGTTATTAATTACGATTGGAAAAGTAATTGACACATACGGAAACCGCGGTTGGGTACGCGTTTTTCCGCTGACTGATTTTCCGGAACGTTTTTTTAAGATGGACAGAGTAATCCTCACAAAGGGTAACCTGAATAAGGAATACTTCATCAATGAGGTTAAGCAGCATAAAAAATATTTTCTGATTGACTTCCAGGACATATCCGATATGAATGCCGCCGAACTGCTTACAGGCGCCCTGCTGCAGGTAACTAGAGAGCGGTTGGTGAAACTGCCGGCCGATAATTATTTTGTCTTCGATATAATAGGACTTTCCGTATATACCGAAACATCTGAATACCTTGGAAAAATTGAAGATGTGCTTCATACAGGGGCGAATGATGTTTATGTGGTCAAAAAGGACAGGCTATCGCTCTTGGTTCCTGCTTTAAAACAGGTAGTTAAAAAAATTGATCTTGACAACTGCCGGATGATTGTAAAACTGCCGGAAGGGCTGGAAGCGACCAGTGCTGATTAA
- a CDS encoding excinuclease ABC subunit UvrA translates to MDKIVIKGARIHNLKNISLEIPRGQMVVFTGLSGSGKSSLAFDTIYAEGQRRYVESLSAYARQFLGQMEKPDVDYIEGLSPAISIDQKTTSHNPRSTVGTVTEIYDYLRLLFARIGRPYCPKCGQTITRQAVEQMVDQLISLPEGTRLMILAPVIRGKKGEHQKLIEGIRKNGFSRIRVDGELYDSGETPGIDKNKKHTIEIVVDRLINRPGLEQRLTDSLETALKNADGVAIAAIEDGTEIVFSEKFACPDCGTGLPEIEPRMFSFNSPFGACPTCTGLGVHRKINPDLVIPDMNKSIAEGAIEGWYKGATAYSYLEGVAEKYGFNLETPLCQLTAEQLNTIYYGTGQEQIRFRYKNSYGRQIEYHVPFEGIMNNIKRRYKDTNSEYMSEEIERYMSFLPCPDCKGERLRKEALAVKVGGLSIIEVSRFPVSEMIGFFSSLELTDRENLIARRILKEIAERLGFLANVGLDYLTIDRPAGTLSGGEAQRIRLATQIGSGLTGVLYILDEPSIGLHQRDNRRLLDTLLHLRDLGNTVIVVEHDEETILTADHIVDIGPGAGENGGEVVAQGKLEDITDNPVSITGQYLSGRKYVPVPEARRRPDEKFLTVLGAAGHNLKNIDVSFPLGLFICVTGVSGSGKSTLVNEIIYTNLAKELHGSRNRTGFCRGIEGLEFLDKVINVDQSPIGRTPRSNPATYTGVFNEIRDLFSQLPEARVRGYKPGRFSFNVKGGRCEACYGDGIVKIEMHFLPDIYIPCEVCKGLRYNRETLEVKYKGKSIADILNMTVEQAAEFFRFQPRIYRRLKTLQDVGLGYIRLGQPAPELSGGEAQRVKLATELSRRSNGRTIYILDEPTTGLHMDDVAHLLKVLHRLTEAGDTVVVIEHNLDVIKTADYIIDLGPEGGDRGGCVIAEGTPEEVACKTESYTGQFLKKVLPSLTMKAPGYKKIVS, encoded by the coding sequence ATGGATAAAATCGTAATAAAAGGCGCGCGTATCCATAATTTAAAGAATATCAGCCTGGAAATTCCACGCGGGCAAATGGTGGTTTTCACCGGTTTATCCGGTTCAGGAAAGTCTTCACTGGCCTTTGATACTATCTATGCCGAAGGACAGCGTCGTTATGTGGAATCATTGTCCGCTTATGCCAGGCAGTTTCTCGGGCAGATGGAGAAACCGGATGTCGATTATATTGAAGGACTTTCACCTGCTATTTCAATTGACCAAAAAACTACCAGTCATAATCCCCGTTCGACCGTGGGTACAGTAACAGAAATTTATGATTATTTAAGGCTGCTGTTTGCCCGGATCGGCAGGCCCTATTGTCCTAAATGCGGACAAACCATCACCAGGCAAGCCGTGGAGCAAATGGTGGACCAATTGATTTCTTTGCCGGAAGGAACCAGGTTGATGATCCTGGCGCCTGTAATCCGCGGGAAAAAAGGGGAGCACCAAAAACTCATTGAAGGGATCCGTAAAAATGGGTTTTCCCGGATCAGGGTGGACGGTGAATTATATGATTCGGGAGAAACTCCCGGCATTGATAAAAACAAAAAACATACCATTGAGATAGTGGTAGACAGGTTAATTAACCGTCCCGGCCTGGAGCAGCGGTTAACCGATTCATTGGAAACCGCTCTTAAAAATGCTGATGGTGTTGCGATTGCCGCAATTGAAGATGGTACGGAGATCGTTTTCAGTGAAAAATTCGCCTGTCCGGACTGTGGTACAGGACTGCCGGAAATCGAACCCAGGATGTTTTCTTTTAACAGTCCTTTTGGCGCCTGTCCTACCTGTACGGGTTTGGGAGTTCATAGAAAAATAAATCCTGATCTTGTTATTCCGGATATGAATAAGTCAATAGCCGAAGGCGCCATCGAAGGCTGGTATAAAGGGGCAACAGCTTATTCCTACCTGGAAGGCGTCGCGGAAAAATACGGTTTTAACCTGGAAACGCCATTGTGCCAACTAACCGCTGAGCAGTTAAACACGATTTATTACGGGACCGGCCAGGAACAAATAAGGTTCAGGTATAAAAACTCGTACGGGCGGCAAATTGAATACCATGTTCCCTTTGAAGGAATTATGAACAATATAAAGCGCCGTTACAAGGATACAAATTCAGAATATATGAGTGAAGAAATCGAACGTTATATGAGCTTTCTGCCCTGTCCGGACTGTAAAGGCGAGCGACTGAGAAAAGAAGCGCTGGCTGTAAAAGTCGGGGGTCTTTCCATAATTGAGGTAAGCCGTTTTCCGGTTTCTGAAATGATTGGCTTTTTTAGTTCTCTTGAACTAACTGACAGGGAAAACCTGATTGCCAGGCGTATTCTTAAAGAAATTGCCGAACGTTTGGGATTCCTTGCTAACGTGGGTCTTGATTATCTCACCATTGATCGTCCTGCAGGTACTCTTTCCGGCGGTGAAGCGCAGCGTATCCGCCTGGCTACTCAGATAGGCAGCGGTCTAACCGGTGTTCTGTACATCCTTGATGAACCCAGTATAGGTCTGCACCAGCGTGATAACCGGCGTCTTTTAGATACACTGCTGCATTTAAGAGACCTTGGCAATACAGTTATTGTAGTAGAGCATGACGAAGAGACTATTCTCACCGCGGATCATATTGTCGACATTGGCCCCGGGGCGGGAGAAAACGGTGGCGAGGTTGTGGCCCAGGGAAAACTTGAAGATATCACAGACAATCCGGTTTCAATCACCGGACAGTATTTAAGCGGCCGGAAGTATGTCCCTGTTCCGGAAGCACGCCGCCGGCCGGATGAAAAATTTCTAACAGTATTGGGCGCCGCCGGGCATAATTTAAAGAATATAGACGTGAGTTTCCCTCTCGGATTATTTATTTGTGTAACAGGAGTTTCCGGTTCCGGCAAAAGCACACTCGTAAACGAAATAATCTATACGAACCTGGCTAAAGAACTGCATGGTTCCAGAAACCGGACAGGATTCTGCAGAGGTATCGAGGGGCTGGAGTTTCTTGATAAAGTAATCAACGTAGATCAATCACCAATCGGACGGACACCGCGTTCCAATCCGGCGACTTATACCGGGGTTTTTAATGAAATCAGGGATCTGTTTTCACAGCTGCCCGAAGCGCGCGTACGGGGTTACAAGCCCGGCAGGTTTAGTTTTAATGTTAAGGGAGGACGCTGTGAAGCTTGTTACGGTGATGGTATTGTTAAAATTGAAATGCACTTTTTGCCGGATATTTACATACCCTGCGAAGTATGCAAAGGTTTAAGGTACAACCGTGAAACTTTGGAAGTAAAATATAAGGGTAAGAGCATAGCCGATATATTGAACATGACTGTAGAACAAGCGGCAGAGTTTTTCCGGTTTCAGCCCCGGATCTACAGGCGTTTAAAAACTTTGCAGGATGTTGGTCTTGGGTACATTCGCCTGGGTCAGCCGGCGCCGGAACTCTCCGGCGGGGAAGCCCAGCGTGTAAAACTGGCTACGGAGCTGTCCCGGCGTTCCAACGGGCGTACTATTTACATACTTGACGAGCCTACCACCGGGCTGCATATGGATGATGTGGCTCACCTGCTCAAAGTCCTGCACCGTTTAACGGAAGCAGGTGACACAGTAGTAGTGATCGAACACAATCTTGATGTAATCAAGACTGCCGACTATATTATCGATCTCGGCCCGGAGGGCGGAGATCGCGGCGGATGTGTAATTGCAGAGGGAACACCTGAAGAAGTGGCATGTAAGACAGAATCATATACGGGGCAGTTCTTGAAAAAAGTCCTTCCTTCTTTGACTATGAAAGCGCCAGGGTATAAAAAAATTGTTTCGTAA
- a CDS encoding KH domain-containing protein, giving the protein MEELVEVLAKALVDQPDKVVVNMIKGEKAYVIEVRVATEDMGKVIGRQGKIARAIRTVVKAAAAKQHRKVLVEIV; this is encoded by the coding sequence ATGGAAGAGCTGGTTGAGGTTCTGGCCAAAGCCCTTGTTGATCAGCCGGACAAAGTGGTAGTAAATATGATCAAAGGTGAAAAAGCTTATGTGATTGAGGTAAGAGTTGCCACAGAAGATATGGGTAAAGTAATTGGAAGGCAGGGTAAAATAGCAAGGGCCATACGTACTGTTGTTAAAGCTGCTGCAGCTAAACAACATAGAAAAGTACTTGTAGAAATTGTTTAA
- a CDS encoding bifunctional phosphoglucose/phosphomannose isomerase yields the protein MLDNPEVIKRIDTQNMLAALWNLPDQCHEAWEIGKHVDLPDKVKVNKIVVTGLGGSAIGGDLLRVFSTDRVAVPVLVNRHYSLPLFVDQQTLVFAVSYSGNTEETLSAYEIANEKKVPIIVLTTGGKLKNMAQADKAPVVTVPGGISPRAATGYLFIPMLAILERMGFVTGISEEVAELVQQLKLLREQLGPQVELSGNLSKQLATRLYGHIPVIWGSSGTTEVVAQRWKGQFNENTKTPAYWNVFPELNHNEIVGFESPAEILKNLFLIILRSKDDHDRVQKRMEITHQEVGEKVAGVAQIHSAGDTILSRMYSLIYTGDYTSIYLALLYGIDPGPVKVIDRLKGALASQ from the coding sequence ATCTTAGATAATCCGGAAGTGATCAAAAGGATTGACACGCAGAACATGCTTGCGGCGTTATGGAATTTGCCTGATCAATGCCATGAAGCGTGGGAAATCGGTAAACATGTTGACCTGCCTGATAAGGTAAAAGTTAACAAAATTGTCGTGACCGGTCTGGGAGGTTCCGCTATCGGAGGAGACCTTTTAAGGGTTTTTTCAACGGACAGGGTGGCTGTTCCGGTGTTAGTCAACCGTCATTATTCACTTCCTCTGTTTGTTGATCAACAAACTCTTGTTTTTGCGGTCAGCTATTCAGGGAATACTGAAGAAACCCTTAGCGCTTATGAAATAGCGAATGAAAAAAAAGTTCCCATAATTGTTTTAACTACCGGGGGGAAACTAAAGAATATGGCCCAGGCAGACAAGGCGCCGGTAGTTACCGTTCCTGGAGGCATTTCCCCGCGTGCCGCAACGGGTTACTTGTTTATACCTATGCTGGCGATACTTGAGAGGATGGGTTTTGTTACAGGCATCTCTGAAGAAGTGGCCGAACTTGTTCAACAGCTAAAGTTATTACGTGAGCAATTAGGTCCTCAAGTTGAATTATCTGGCAACCTGTCCAAACAGCTGGCCACGAGGCTTTACGGGCATATTCCGGTAATCTGGGGTTCATCCGGAACGACCGAAGTTGTCGCCCAGCGTTGGAAAGGCCAATTTAATGAAAACACAAAGACACCTGCTTATTGGAACGTTTTTCCGGAACTAAATCACAACGAAATAGTCGGCTTTGAATCACCTGCAGAGATATTGAAAAACCTCTTTTTAATAATTCTTCGAAGCAAGGATGATCATGACAGGGTGCAAAAAAGGATGGAAATCACACATCAGGAAGTAGGAGAAAAAGTAGCCGGTGTTGCGCAAATCCATTCTGCCGGTGATACAATCCTCTCCCGGATGTATTCCTTAATCTATACAGGGGATTATACCAGTATTTACCTTGCTCTGCTTTACGGAATTGACCCTGGTCCCGTAAAAGTCATTGATCGTTTAAAGGGAGCCCTGGCCAGTCAGTGA
- a CDS encoding excinuclease ABC subunit C, whose protein sequence is MLEEKFGRLPSAPGVYFFKDNGGDIIYVGKAVSLKNRVRSYCHAGAGHSPKVRSLVERAVDFEYIVTDNEVEALILESNLIKEHRPRYNILLKDDKSYPYLKISLKEDFPRIQVTRNFVRDGSVYFGPYTQVGAIQDTLNLLRKLFKFRTCNQEITEVDSGFGKASRTNRPCLNHHLNQCLAPCSGLVTQAEYMTMIQEVCLFMEGRQEDVVKRISLRMDEASRKLDFEKAARFRDQIKSIELVIEKQKVILKNPGNLDIVAAAAGQGLCCAMVFYMRSGKLVGREHFLLRNTEDIASAEIVTAFIKQYYINVDFVPEKILLSCVMEEEKKVIADWLSCKRGGKVNIYTPRRGENKRLIEMVEKNALLALREAEITMQKKQLDDQALEELRRELGLQKTLARLECYDISNNQGSENVASMAVFDQGRISPDNYRRFKIRTVEGPNDYACLQETLTRRFMRAREEKELINSGRLSTKKAGFHRLPDLIIIDGGAGQLSCVRQVMRQTGFDYIPACSIAKGEEVIYLEERDEPLRLPSNSPALQLVQRLRDEAHRFALAYHRKLHASNSLSSVLNEIKGIGKVRQRALLTAFPSLEAISKATLDDLTEVPCMNLQAAQEVYNFFH, encoded by the coding sequence ATGTTAGAGGAAAAATTCGGCAGGCTGCCCAGTGCGCCCGGTGTTTATTTTTTTAAAGATAACGGGGGGGATATAATCTATGTGGGTAAGGCTGTATCCCTGAAGAACCGCGTTCGTTCATATTGCCATGCCGGAGCCGGTCATTCCCCCAAAGTACGTTCTTTGGTTGAACGGGCGGTGGATTTTGAATACATAGTAACCGACAATGAAGTTGAAGCCCTTATCCTGGAGTCGAACCTGATCAAGGAGCACCGTCCCCGCTACAATATCCTTTTGAAAGACGATAAAAGTTATCCCTATCTCAAAATATCCCTGAAAGAAGATTTCCCCCGGATTCAGGTTACGAGAAACTTTGTGCGGGATGGATCTGTTTATTTCGGTCCCTATACCCAGGTCGGAGCAATTCAGGATACTCTGAACCTGCTCAGAAAGCTCTTTAAATTTCGAACCTGCAATCAGGAAATAACAGAAGTTGACAGTGGTTTTGGAAAAGCTTCCAGAACAAACAGGCCTTGTCTCAACCACCATCTGAATCAATGCCTGGCCCCATGTTCCGGCCTTGTTACACAGGCGGAATATATGACCATGATTCAGGAGGTCTGCCTGTTTATGGAGGGCCGTCAGGAAGATGTGGTCAAAAGAATTTCTCTAAGAATGGATGAGGCGTCAAGAAAACTGGATTTTGAAAAGGCGGCCAGGTTCCGTGATCAGATTAAATCGATCGAACTGGTGATTGAGAAACAAAAAGTAATCCTCAAGAATCCCGGCAATTTGGATATTGTCGCTGCCGCTGCCGGGCAGGGGCTATGCTGTGCAATGGTTTTCTACATGCGTTCCGGCAAACTTGTCGGCAGGGAGCATTTTTTGCTCAGGAATACTGAAGATATAGCCAGCGCTGAAATAGTTACCGCGTTTATCAAGCAGTATTACATTAATGTTGATTTCGTCCCGGAAAAGATTCTACTGTCCTGTGTTATGGAAGAAGAAAAAAAAGTTATTGCAGACTGGCTTTCCTGTAAAAGAGGCGGGAAGGTCAATATATATACTCCCCGTCGCGGGGAAAACAAACGGTTAATTGAAATGGTTGAAAAAAATGCCTTACTGGCATTGCGGGAAGCAGAAATAACAATGCAAAAAAAACAGCTTGACGATCAGGCCCTGGAAGAACTTAGGAGGGAACTGGGCCTTCAAAAAACTCTCGCGCGCCTGGAATGTTATGATATTTCAAATAACCAGGGTTCTGAAAATGTTGCTTCAATGGCTGTTTTTGATCAGGGAAGAATATCGCCGGACAATTACCGGAGATTTAAAATCCGGACGGTAGAGGGGCCAAATGATTACGCCTGTTTGCAGGAAACATTAACGAGACGGTTTATGCGAGCCCGTGAAGAAAAAGAGTTGATTAACAGCGGCCGTCTCTCGACAAAGAAAGCCGGATTTCACCGTTTGCCGGATCTGATCATTATTGACGGTGGCGCCGGGCAGCTTTCCTGCGTCCGGCAGGTGATGAGACAGACGGGCTTCGATTATATCCCGGCTTGCAGTATAGCCAAAGGAGAAGAAGTTATTTATCTTGAAGAGAGGGATGAACCTCTTCGTTTGCCTTCCAATTCACCTGCTTTGCAGCTTGTGCAGAGATTAAGGGATGAAGCCCACCGTTTTGCCCTTGCTTATCACAGAAAGCTGCATGCATCCAATAGTCTTTCCTCAGTCCTCAACGAGATAAAAGGCATCGGCAAAGTGCGTCAGCGGGCGCTTCTTACAGCATTTCCTTCTTTAGAAGCGATCAGCAAGGCAACCCTTGATGATTTAACGGAAGTTCCCTGCATGAATTTGCAGGCGGCTCAGGAAGTATATAATTTTTTTCATTAG
- a CDS encoding 30S ribosomal protein S16, with protein sequence MSVKIRLKRMGAKKKPFYRIVVADSRSPRDGRFVEELGYYNPLKDPAEVKINQEKAISWLKMGAQSTDTVRSLFNKAGIFSKLAEDS encoded by the coding sequence TTGTCAGTTAAAATCAGGCTAAAAAGAATGGGCGCCAAGAAGAAACCTTTCTACCGTATTGTCGTTGCAGATTCCCGTTCGCCGCGGGATGGCCGTTTTGTAGAAGAGTTGGGTTATTATAACCCCCTTAAAGATCCGGCCGAAGTTAAAATCAATCAGGAAAAAGCAATCAGCTGGCTGAAGATGGGAGCCCAGTCCACGGATACTGTTCGTTCTTTATTTAATAAAGCCGGTATATTTAGTAAGCTCGCCGAGGATAGTTAA
- a CDS encoding tRNA (guanosine(37)-N1)-methyltransferase TrmD gives MLINILTVFPEMFSSPFNASIIKRARGKGLLELNLVNIRDFSENKHKSIDDSPFGGGQGMVMSAVVFFKTMDWLKETQGEQDRVVLLSPGGRQFNQKIAWELSLLKRITLICGHYEGIDQRVREIASDEVSIGDYILTGGEIPSMVIIDAVARLIPGVLGKDKSACEESFNDLLLEYPQYTRPREHGGFHVPEVLLSGHHESIRYWRRQQSLLRTLTEREDLLSRAALTDEDKKILKEIFQRLKKLNLE, from the coding sequence GTGCTGATTAATATTCTGACTGTTTTTCCGGAGATGTTTTCAAGCCCATTTAATGCCAGCATTATTAAACGGGCAAGGGGAAAAGGCCTCCTGGAACTTAATCTGGTTAATATCAGGGATTTTTCAGAAAACAAGCACAAGAGTATCGACGACTCCCCCTTTGGGGGAGGGCAGGGGATGGTTATGTCAGCTGTTGTTTTTTTTAAGACGATGGATTGGCTGAAAGAAACCCAGGGTGAACAGGACAGGGTTGTTCTGCTCAGCCCCGGCGGACGTCAATTTAACCAGAAAATTGCCTGGGAACTAAGCCTTCTTAAGAGGATCACACTGATTTGCGGACATTATGAGGGCATTGATCAGCGTGTTCGGGAAATAGCTTCCGACGAAGTATCAATAGGTGATTATATACTCACTGGAGGTGAAATTCCTTCCATGGTAATAATCGATGCTGTTGCAAGACTTATTCCCGGTGTTCTGGGAAAGGACAAATCAGCATGCGAAGAGTCATTTAATGATTTGTTGTTGGAGTACCCACAATATACAAGACCCCGGGAACATGGCGGGTTTCATGTTCCCGAGGTTCTTCTAAGCGGCCACCATGAAAGTATTCGCTACTGGAGGAGGCAGCAATCTCTTTTGCGTACGCTGACAGAAAGGGAGGATTTGCTTTCCAGGGCTGCCTTAACTGACGAAGATAAGAAAATACTCAAAGAAATTTTTCAGCGTCTTAAAAAATTAAACCTGGAATAA
- a CDS encoding polysaccharide deacetylase, translated as MYHKVSPDPKSGGLGMRVTPARFNLQMQYLAKNGYHTVKLIELADFIKADKTLPPKSIVITFDDGYLDNYKYAFPVLKKYGFTATVFVVADYIGKTNDFDAAKELQPVNQLLGWNEINQMSDYGITIGAHTLNHVSLTDITLPEARYEIENCKLVLEKQLGTSIEAFAYPYGHYNNQLEEIVKESGYTIAVTTKQGWATPESDPYAIKRIRIRGDYNLRKFINELRNIRT; from the coding sequence ATGTACCATAAGGTTTCTCCCGATCCCAAAAGCGGCGGACTTGGAATGAGGGTAACACCGGCGAGGTTTAACCTCCAAATGCAATACCTGGCTAAAAACGGTTATCATACTGTTAAATTGATTGAACTTGCAGATTTCATAAAGGCAGACAAAACCCTGCCCCCGAAATCAATTGTCATAACCTTTGATGACGGATACCTTGACAACTATAAATATGCTTTTCCGGTCCTAAAGAAGTATGGATTTACTGCTACAGTTTTTGTAGTTGCAGACTATATTGGGAAAACAAATGATTTTGACGCGGCGAAAGAATTACAGCCGGTCAACCAATTGCTTGGATGGAACGAGATCAACCAAATGTCAGATTATGGTATAACAATTGGAGCTCACACCCTGAATCATGTTTCATTAACAGATATAACATTACCGGAAGCAAGGTATGAAATTGAAAATTGCAAGTTGGTTCTCGAGAAACAATTAGGAACTTCTATAGAGGCTTTTGCATATCCCTACGGACATTACAACAACCAACTTGAGGAAATTGTAAAGGAAAGCGGATATACTATCGCTGTAACGACCAAACAGGGTTGGGCTACTCCTGAAAGCGACCCTTACGCGATAAAGCGGATAAGAATCAGAGGAGATTATAATTTAAGAAAGTTTATTAATGAGCTTAGAAATATCCGGACTTAA